A single window of Ficedula albicollis isolate OC2 chromosome 8, FicAlb1.5, whole genome shotgun sequence DNA harbors:
- the DPH5 gene encoding diphthine methyl ester synthase: MLYLVGLGLGDAKDITVKGLEAVRRCRRVYLEAYTSVLTVGKEALEEFYGKELILADREMVEQEADSLLKEADVCDVAFLVVGDPFGATTHSDLVLRAVKLGIPYKVIHNASIMNAVGCCGLQLYNFGETVSIVFWTDTWKPESFFDKIEKNRQNGMHTLCLLDIKVKEQSLENLMKGRKIYEPPRYMSVNQAAEQLLAIIQNRRFQGEKPEITENTICVGLARVGALDEKIASGTLQQMSTVELGAPLHSLIVTGTMHPLELEMLKLFSVDSSSFENNACQRTT; the protein is encoded by the exons ATGCTGTACCTGGTGGGGCTGGGCCTGGGGGATGCCAAGGACATCACGGTGAAGGGGCTGGAGGCCGTGCGGCGCTGCCGCAGGGTGTACCTGGAGGCCTACACGTCCGTGCTCACCGTGGGCAAGGAAGCGCTG GAAGAGTTTTATGGGAAAGAATTGATTTTGGCTGACCGAGAAATGGTGGAACAAGAAGCAGATAGCCTTTTAAAAGAAGCTGATGTTTGTGATGTTGCATTTCTTGTGGTTGGTGATCCTTTTGG GGCCACGACACACAGTGATTTAGTGCTACGTGCAGTAAAATTGGGGATTCCTTACAAGGTCATTCATAATGCTTCAATAATGAATGCAGTGGGCTGCTGTGGTTTACAG TTATATAATTTTGGAGAAACCGTTTCCATAGTGTTCTGGACAGATACCTGGAAGCCGGAGAGCTTCTTTGACAAGATTGAGAAGAACAGGCAGAATGGAATGCACACCCTGTGCTTACTTG ATATTAAAGTGAAGGAGCAGTCTCTGGAGAATCTCATGAA aggaagaaagatTTATGAGCCACCACGCTACATGAGTGTGAATCAAGCTGCAGAACAGCTTCTTGCCATTATTCAAAATAGAAGGTTCCAAGGAGAAAAACCAG AAATTACTGAAAACACAATTTGCGTTGGCCTTGCTCGTGTGGGTGCTCTGGATGAGAAGATTGCTTCAGGCACATTACAGCAGATGTCCACTGTGGAACTGGGTGCTCCACTACATTCCTTAATTGTTACAGGCACTATGCATCCTCTGGAATTGGAAATGCTGAAACTTTTCTCTGTAGACAGttccagttttgaaaataatgcaTGTCAAAGGActacttaa